Genomic window (bacterium):
ACCCCTCGGAGTATCCGCGCCTGCTCGAACCGATCCTGGACGGCCGGGCCGATGCGGTCTTCGGCAGCCGGTTCCTGGGTGGTCCGCACCGCGTCCTCTACTTCTGGCACCGCGTGGGCAACGGGCTGCTGACACTGCTCTCCAACATGCTCACGGACCTGAACCTGAGCGACATGGAGACGTGCTACAAGATGGTGCGCTCGGACCTGATGAAGACGCTGCCGCTGATCTCCAACCGGTTCGGCATCGAGCCGGAGCTCACCGCGCGTCTCGCCCAGGCCGGCGCGCGCATCTACGAGGTCCCGATCAGCTACAGCGGCCGCACCTACGCGGAGGGGAAGAAGATCGGCTGGAAGGACGGCGTCGCGGCGCTGTGGCACATCTTCCGTTACAACCTGCTCCCGCCGAAGGCGCCGCGCTTCGAGCCGCGGCCGCTCCAGCCGCGGCGGGAGGCGAGGCGCGAGGTGGAAGTGGGCGGCCCACGCGTCCGTGAGGCGGCGCGGCCGGATGCGGAGAGGTGAGGATGCGCGGCAGCGCCGGCGCGCTCTCCCACGCGCGGCGAGGGGTCGGCGCCCTGCTGGTCCTCCTCGTCACGTTCCCACTCTACCGGCTGCTCGACGGACGCGAGACGGGGCCCGCCGGTCGGGCGACCCTCAGCATCCTGGAGACGTACGCCTCCCTCCTGTGGACGGGCTTCGCCGTCACGCTGATCCCCGGCCTCCTGGCGGGCTACCTGCTGGCGCCGGATGCGCTCGGGCGATGGCTCGCGCCCCTCGGCCGCTGGCTTACCGCCATGCCCGCGGCCGCGTTCGGCGCCGTCGCGGCCCTGGCCTCCACGGCCCTCACCGCCGCCTTCAGTCTCTTCGTCCTGGATGGAAAGCCGAACCTGATCGACGCCATGAGCCAGCTCCTGCACGCGCGGTATCTCGCCGCAGGGGAGCTGGCGGGGCCGGCGTCGCCCTTCGCCCCTTTCTGGCACATCCAGAACACCGTCCTGACGCCGAACGGGTGGGTCTCCCATTACCCGCCCGGCCACATCGCCCTGCTCGCCCTTGGGTTCCGACTCGGGGCCGTCTGGCTCGTGGGGCCGCTGCTCCAGGGGATGACGGTCCTCCTCAGCTGCCTGGCCGCGGAGCGCCTGCTGGGGGAGAACCGCGTCGCCGTGCGCCTCGGAACCGTGTTCGTGGCGCTCAGCCCGTTCATGATCGGGCTCGCCGGCGCCTACATGAACCACGCGACCGCGGCCGCGTTCGGCGCGCTGGCGGTCTACGCTGCCGTCCGGGCCCGCGACGGAAGCGCGTGGTGGAGCGTCCTCGCCGGTTCTGCCATCGGGATGGTCTTTGCCACGCGTCCGCTCACGGGCGTCGTCATCGCCGTCGTCGCGGCCGGCGTGTGGCTCCTCTCGCGGGAGTGGTTGCGCGACACCTCCTGGCGCGGCGTGGCGCTGCGCTGCGCCGGCGTGCTGAGCGGAGCCGCGCCGCTGCTCGCGGCCCTGGCCCTCTACAACCACCACTTTTTCGGGAGCCCGCTTCGTTTCGGGTACGACGTCGCCCTGGGGCCGGCCGCGCGGCCGGGGTTCCACCGCGACCCGTGGGGCAACGTCTACGGCCCCGTCGAGGCGCTGGCCTACACGTCCTCGGACCTCGTCGCGCTGAGCCTGAACCTGCTCGAGACGCCGCTGCCGGCCGTCGCGCTCGTCGGCGCATTCCTCCTCTGTGCGCCGCGGTTGAGTGAGGGCGAGCGGATCATCACGACATGGGCGCTCCTGCCCGTGGTCGCGAACTTCTTCTACTGGCATCACGGCCTCTGGATGGGGCCGCGCATGCTTTACGAAGCAGGACCGCCGTGGGCGCTCCTGACGGCGGGCGCGGCGACGGGCCTCGTCCACATGGTCCCGGTCGAGCGCCACCTCACCGTCGGACGCCGCTACTCGCCTCGCGCTGCCCTCACTGCGTCGCTCCTCGTGGCCTGGTTCGTCGGGCTCGCGTACCTGGCGCCGGCCCGGCTCCTCAGCTACGGCCGCGACTGGCTCCCCAGCATGCGCATCGAGCCGCCACGCACGCCCCATCCGTCGCTCGTCTTCGTGCACGGGGCATGGACGGGGCGCATTGCCATGCGGCTCGCCGGCAACGGGATGCGGCTCGATTCCCTCGAGACCGCGTTGCGGCGGAACTCGACCTGCGCCCTGCATGCGTTCGCGGCGGGCTATCCTGACGGCTTCACGGGCGAGGACCGAGCGCCGTTCATTGACTTT
Coding sequences:
- a CDS encoding glycosyl transferase, whose product is MTLRWNDVRISVLMPVYNEAAHVTKAIERVRAVPLDIEIICVDDGSTDGTREILRHLEEHGVIDRLILQPKNMGKGAAVRAAIQAATGDVMVIQDADLEYDPSEYPRLLEPILDGRADAVFGSRFLGGPHRVLYFWHRVGNGLLTLLSNMLTDLNLSDMETCYKMVRSDLMKTLPLISNRFGIEPELTARLAQAGARIYEVPISYSGRTYAEGKKIGWKDGVAALWHIFRYNLLPPKAPRFEPRPLQPRREARREVEVGGPRVREAARPDAER